The Desulfovulcanus ferrireducens genomic interval AACAGGTCCAGGTCTTTGTACCAGCATGAAAAAAACCAGGACTAGAATAAACCATGGAAATTAAGTTGATAAAAAAGGTTGGCCACAGGCTCTTTTAACATTTAAGGCCATTGCCTTTGCCAATTATTACCATTATGCTTTATGGGCAAGCCAAAATTGGTATAATAAAAGGGTGCTAAGCTGCTAAAAATTTAAGTTTGAACAACTATAAACTGGTTCTCTATTTTCGACTGACAATGAACAAAAATTTTTAACAATTAAGATACAAAAGTTCTGGATATAAGGAAACGATCATGGATTATGAACTCAATCTAACCACGACTGCCGAGACCATTGGCTTTTATGCCTGCGAACCCAAAAGTGACGCCCCCCTGGATAAATGCCTGACCTATCTGGTTCAGCACCCAATGGATACATTTATGCGGTCGTTTATTTTGCGCAAATTGGGTGGCTTATCTGCCGTGGATGTCCAGACTCTTTTTGAACAATTTGCTCCTCTCCCTTTGCCTTTGCAGGCCTTGGCTTTTGAACTCTGCCTTTTATCAACAAAATTTGAAAACCTTGCACATTTCTTTAAGAACAGTTCCCAAAAAGAACTCCAAAAACATACCCCCTTGATAATCTCTCGTGTTTTTACCCAGAAAGACCATAAGCTCCATCAACAATGGATACAAATTTTCACCCGAAACATCCTTGAGCATAAAGAACTTCCTTTAATGGAAGAGACAAACCTCCCTGAGCCCATTTCTGCATCGTCTTCTACGGTCAGAACTCTGGTCACCCTGGAGCAAGTGCACTCACAACTCAGTAATCTAAATATCGCGTCCTCGCCCTTGCCTTCCATTTACGATCTGGCGAACTATGCCCTTGCCAGTCTTAAAAAATGCCAGGCTTTAGCAAGTATCGAAATGCGCCATGAAAATTCTCTAAGCCCCATAGGCCTGTTTAGAAGATGGTCTTTTGAACGTCAGATAAAGACCAAAAAACTCTCCTATACGCTCCAAGGCATCCAGACCAGTTTTGGCCGAGGTTTCAACATGGACCAGGCTCGGGTGGGACTGTACATGGAAATGGTGGAAAGATTCTCTTCTTTTGCAAGCATTTCCTCTGATCAAATCATGGACCTGACAGGTCCTGACCAGGTTTACCTGGGCTCATACTCTGAACTCCGGGAAAAGGGATTTAATTGCCTGGACCCAAACGAACTTTGCCTGGATTTTAAATACCAGGACGAAGTCTTGCACTGGATGCAGGGAGAAAAGGTTATACAACCCGGACAGACAGAACCGGCCCTGGTTCCAATACAACTGGTATACCTTTTCGCCAATTTAGATGAAATAGACCTCTTTGACGGGCTTGGCTCAACTGGCCTGGCTGCCGGGGCAACCATTACCCAAGCCAAATTGGCTGGTTTGTTAGAAGTACTAGAAAGGGATAGCGAGGTACTGGGTTTTTATGAACCGCAAAAATGTTTTCGTTTAAATGTAAGGCAAGGCCCCGTGGCGAAACTTTTGGCCAGACTAAGCCAACAGGGAATCTATGTTATTTTTCAGGACTTAACCAATGAAATGGGACTTCCTTGTTATAAAGCCTTTGTGCAAAGCGAGGATGGCAAGATCATCAAAGGTACCGGCGCTCATTTAAACGGAGAAAAGGCCGTTGTCTCTGCCCTGACAGAAGTTCCCCATCCATTCCCCAACGGCCCGAAAACCAAACCCTGGCCTAGAGAACTGCCAGAAAAAGAATTGCAGGATTTGCCTGATTATTCCCTGGGGAGTGTTGAAGCAGACCTTTACCAAATTGAATCACTGCTTACAAAAAACAACTATTTCCCCATTTATGTGCACTTGACCCGCAAGGATTTAGGCTTGCCCGTAATCAGGGCCATTGTCCCAGGCTTGGAGCTACTGGCGGATTTTGATGACACAACTAGGATTAGACCAAGGCTCTGGGAGAGATATAAGAAGATGGGAAGCTGGGAAGATGGGTAGATGAGAGGATGAGTAGATGGGTAGATGAGGATGGGTAAAGGATAATCAATACCCCTTGCCTGGATTCATGATGTTGTAGGGATCAAAGACTTTTTTTATCTGCCGCATGGCCATCAAAACTTCTGGCTCAACCTGCCAGGAGATAAACGGAGCTTTAGTCAGGCCAATGCCATGCTCGCCAGATAGGGTTCCGCCAAGGCCAAGCACTATTCTCAAAATCTCTTTTTTTGCCTTTTGGGCATTTGCTGCTTCCTGGTCATCACCAACGTCATACATAATATTGGTATGGATATTACCGTCGCCAATGTGCCCAAAAGTAAGTATGGGAAGCCCATATTTTTGCCCGACCTGTTTTATCCTTTCCATGGCCTCCTTAATCTTTCCCCTGGGTACGGTAATATCCTCACTCATCTTGGTAGGTCTAAGTTTAAACGAAGCCGGGTTAATAAGCCGGCGTAGTTCCCATAACTCTTCTTCCTCTTTGCCCAAGCCTTTTAGGCGGACACTGGCTTGAGCACATATTTTTTCCAGCTCAACCAAATTTTGTTTCACTCCCTGTTCATGGCCATCAAGCTTAATCAATAAAACCGCATTTGTACCCTTTGGCCAGGGCACAGGAGCAATATCTTCAATGCACTTTAGAACCAGGTCAGGCATAATTTCCAGAGCTGTTGGCAGGATGCCGGCCTGAAAAATCTGTTGCACAGTATCCAGGGCCTGGTCCAAATCTGAAAAGCCAACCAAAAAAGAAGCTGTAAATGGAGGTTTGGGCAAAACTTTTAAATAAATCCTGGTAAATACCCCAAGGGTCCCTTCTGAGCCAATAAAAAGCCTGGTCAAATCGAGACCGACCACATTTTTGTGACAACGACTTCCCAAGTTCAGGAGCTTGCCTCCGGGCAAAACCACCTCAAGCCCCAGGACATAGTCTCTGGTCACCCCATATTTTAAAGCACGCATCCCCCCGGCATTGGTGGAGACATTGCCGCCAATAGTTGAGATACGCACGCTGGCAGGATCCGGAGGATAGAATAGTCCCTTTGCAGCCAGAGCCTTTTGCAACTCATAAGTAATCACCCCTGGCTCGACCACAGCCACAAAATCCTGTTCGTCAAGATCCAAGATCCGGTTTAGCTTGAGCAGGGACAAAACTATTCCCCCACCCCTGGGCACACAGGCCCCAACCATGTTGGTGGCTCTGGCCCGGGGGAAGACAGGAATCCTTTCTTTTTGGGCAAAATATAAAAAATCCCGAACCTGCTCCGGACTTTTGGGCCGAACCACAGCCCAGGGCATATCCAACATCCTACTGGAGTCAGTACCAAAAATTAGTTTTTGTTCAGGAGTTAAAAGCAGGTCTTCGGGGGGGAAAATTGATTTAAGGTTCTTGATCTGGGTTCTTTTTAAAAATTGTTTGCAACTCACATCTGAAACTCTACAAGGGAAGTTAGGAAGATAAGAAGATACGAGGAAGACAGGAAGCCTGTAGCCTGAAAATTGGCAAAAAATTCACCAAGCTTCTTATCTTCTAAGCTTCTTAACTCCAGGTTATTTATATTTAGCCAACTCCCGCGCTGTATCCCGGGCAATAGCTCTTTTTTTCAACTCTTCTCGCTGATCATAAAGCTTGCGCCCTTTGGCCAAAGCCAGTTCCACCTTAACTTTGCCATTTTTAAAATACATTTTGACCGGAATTATGGTCAGTCCCTTCTGCTCTATTTTACCCATTAAATTCTTGATTTCTCTTTTATGCAGAAGAAGTTTACGTGGCCTTTCCGGGTCATGCTGAGCATAGCCGGCATTCTCATAAGGAGCAATATGCACACCAACCAGATAGGCCTCTCCCCTCTCAAAGCGAACGTGACCATCTTTAAAACCAACCCTGCCAGCGCGCAATGATTTAACTTCAGAACCAGTAAGGACTATCCCTGCTTCAATAAAATCCAGGAGCTCATATTCTCGTCTGGCCTTTTTATTCTGGCCAATAATCTTTATTCCGCCTTTTTTAGTCATCTTTGTAGCTCGTTGTTAACATTTAACATCTAGCATTTAGTATCTAGGGTTACGATTCGGCTGACTGCTAAATGCTAACCTCAAAAGAGTCTGTGGCCAAACCCTATATTAGTCACTGGTTGAAAGTCTTGGTTTATGAAATGCATTACAAACGGCTTGGGTAACCCAATCTTAACGAAGCTTGTGGAAAAACAGAGCATCGGGACGAATGGACTAAATATTTTGCGATACTGACCATAACTATCTAAAATTTATGAGCGATTTTTTTCCAGTTCAAACTTTGAGATTGCTTCGCTACACTTTGTTCCACTCGCAATGACAGCAGCGAGTTCGTCATTGCGAGGGCAGCGAAGCTGTCCGTGGCAATCTCATCACCCATTGAGTGAAAATCGCTCAACTTAGTATAATTAAAAGACTATTTGTTTACCCAAAATATCCAATTATGCTCTGTCCGCAAGCAAGTTTTAGTTGGGTCCAAGTCTTTGGACCAGCATGAAAGAAACCAAGACTGAAATAAACCTTGGAAATTAAGTTGATAAAAAGGTTTGGCCACAGACTCAAAACTCTATTCATCAATAAGCGATGTATAGAACATTAATTCTTCAGGGAACCGGTTATAAATCATTTCACGGACCAATTTATTACTCCGGGCCACTGTATCACTGTCTATGACCTGCTTCAATAATTGTTTACATTCTTCCATGGTTGCCCGGCGGATTATGCGCTTAATACCAGGTATAGCCTGGGGGTTAAGGCTCAAAGAGTCCACCTGCATGCCCATTAAAATAGGGACACAAAAGGGGTCTGCTGCAACTTCCCCACATAGACTGACCTCTATCCCGGCTTCATGAGCTGCGTCCACCACAAGCTTGATGCTGCGTAAGATTGCCGGGTGCAACGGCTGATAAAGATAAGATACATGCTTATTAGTCCGGTCTATCCCCAGAGAGTACTGAATCAAATCGTTGGTCCCAATACTAAAAAAATCCACCTCTTTGGCCAATATATCCGCTATGAGTACAGAGCCTGGGACTTCAATCATTATCCCCATAGGCATGTGCTCGTTAAAGGGAACATTTTCTTTTCTTAACTCCTCCTGTACCTCGAAGTAAAATTCCTTTACTTCCTGCAACTCCTGCAGACCGGATATCAGTGGAAACATGATCGAGATATTGCCCACGACACTGGCACGCAAAATAGCCCTTAGTTGCGCTTTAAATAATTGCCTGTGTTTCAGGCAGAAGCGAATTGCTCTGAGCCCCAGGGCCGGATTGGCCTCTTCTAGTGACCCAAAGTGTTTTGCAATTTTGTCTGCGCCCATATCCAAGGTTCGGATGATCACCTTTCGCGGATGCATAATGTCAGCCAGATCACGATATTCCTCAAACAATTCCTCTTCCGTAGGCAGAGTCTCCCGGTTCAGGTAACTGTACTCGGTTCGGTAAAGACCTATACCTTCACCTCCATGATCAATAACAGCGGCCACTTCTTCAAACAATTCAATATTGGCCAGAACCTGAACCTGGTAACCATCGATAGTCTCAGCAGGCAGATGGCAACATTTGCTAATTAAGGATTGATAGGCCTCGAACTGGTATTTAATGTCTGCAAATTCAGCCAGTTCTTCTTCACTAGGGCCAACTATAATCCGGCCATGAAAACCATCGAGAATAATAAGTTGGCCATCTTCTATATCCTCCTCAAGACCCTCCACTCCTACCACAGCGGGGATCTGTAACGATCTGGCCATGATTCCGGCATGGGACGTTTTTCCACCCATTGTCGTGGCAAAGGCCATAATCTTATCCACCTGCAAAGCAATTGTATCAGCCGGTGAAAGGTCGTGGGCCAGGAGGATAACCCGCTGCGAAATAGCCCCGATATCTTTGGTTTTACCACGCAAGGCGTCCTGAACCCGATCAGCCACTAAACGGACATCTTGGATACGCTGGCGTATATATTCATCATCAATACGACTAAAGGCCTTGCCAATATCTGCCACAGTCTTTTCGAGAGCCCACTCAGCATTGATCATCTTATCCTGAATATATCTTAAAGCCCCCTGTTTAAAATTCTCATCTTTTAAAATCATCAGATGGGAATCAATAATGGCCGCATGCTCTTTAAGTTCACTCGGAATCTTCTGTCGAATCTCATCCAGCTCCTGCAGGGCAGCCTCAAAAGCAGTAAGCAAGCGTTCTTTCTCATTAGGCACATCGCCTGCGGAAATGCTCATCCTTGGTAATGATGCCTTAGAGCCTCTGTTCAAGAAAAAGGCCTTGCCAATGGCGACTCCCGATGAAACCGGTATGCCGGACAATACCTTCTTGGCCATTTTATTTCTCTTCTCCAAATCTTTGCGCAAAGAGTTGACTTAAATGAGTAACCGCCTCACTGGCATCCTCGCCTTTAGCCCACAAAGTGAGCGTGCTGCCACAAGGTGCAGCCAGAGTCAGGATATCTAAAATACTCTTGGCATCCACTTCTCTATCCCCAAAACTTACTTTGATCATGGCTGCAAATTTTTGGGCCTCCTGCGCCAATTTGGCTGCAGGCCTTGCGTGTAACCCAAGTTCGTTTAGGACTTTCACTTCCGTAGAAAAATGTTCCTTATTTGCCATTTTTACCTCAATTAAGTAGATGTACCAGACTCTGATAAAACTCTACTATCCAGGACCAAAATAATACACCTAAGAACATTAGCCAGGCTAAAAATTCACGGCTACATAAAAATTTACTGAAAATTAAAGCCAAAACCCCCACAGACAAAACTAACGTGTTAAACTGAAGCCAATTAACTGGTTTTGGCCAGATTATAAACCATATTATGAGCAGCAAAAGAGCATTTACGGTTTTAAATACTCTTCCCAGGTTGATTAAATCCCAGCTTTTAAGTCGACCCAAAAAGTCCAGCCCTTCGGAAAACCCTTTATAAAAGGTATAAATTTTAAAAAATTGCAAGCCGACAAACCATAAAATACCCCAAACAACAGCCACTCTGGTAAGCCCACAAAACAAAAATAAAATTGTAGACAATGACCAGGTAATCAAAAGGCTGCCGCCAAAAAAAGAATCCCCTATGGCCGAAAGTGTATAAACCATAGTAGATTTTACCTTGGGCAGCGTGTTGGCTGGCAGAAGTCCTCGGGCAATCTTATTTTCCAAGTACAAAAAAATACCCACCAAAAGTGGGGCCCAGAATGGATGTGAGTTATATAGCTTTAAATATCTCTTTCTTGCCTTTAAAAGCCTCTTCTGGTCAGGATAAAGTATCCGCAGTCCAGGGTCCAAAGCATATATAAGTCCAATATTTTGCAGCCCCCTGGTATTAAAGGCACTGCCAATCAGGTAGGTTCGCCAAAAACATTGGCCTAAAGTCTTTACATCTAGATTTGGCATTTCTAACTCATAACTGATTGAGTTTTCAGAAAGGCTAAAAGGTTAAGAGGCAAATTCACCTTTTTACCTTTTCACCTTTAGACCTCGAACTTTGGACTAATTTATAAATCTCTTTTCCCGACCAACCCTTTACCATGCCTGACACTTTGTGCACAATCTCTCTGGCCCTCAGGCCCTTTTGCCTGTTCTGTTCAATCAAATCCAGCACATCTTCCAGGCTTGTTTTTGTCTTTCCTGACCCCGGGCCAATTATGGCGGTTATCTCTCCTTTTAATCTCTCCTCATCCAACTCAATCTTATCCAGGGTACCAAAGATAAATTCTTCGAATTTTTTGGTCAACTCTCTGGCCAAGCAAAACTGCCGCGGCCCTAAGACTTCATATGCCACTTGCAATGAAGAAATTATTCTGTTTTTGCGCTCAAAAAAAACTATAGTGGAGGGGACATGCTCCCAGATTTGAAAAGTTTTTTTTATCTCCCCTTTCTTTCTGGGCAGAAATCCTATGAAAGTAAAAGGATAAGGAGGCAGACCGCAAGCCATGAGTGCTGCTATAGGAGCACAAGGACCGGGTACAGGACTGACATTAAAACCATGCTCCCGACAAGTACTCACCAGCTTGTAACCCGGATCAGAGATAAGGGGAGTGCCGGCATCAGAGATCAAAGCCACATCGCTGCCTTGGGCCAATTTATCTAAGACCAGACCAATTCTACTCTGCTCATTGTGCTCGTGAAGACTTAGCACGTTC includes:
- a CDS encoding YcaO-like family protein encodes the protein MDYELNLTTTAETIGFYACEPKSDAPLDKCLTYLVQHPMDTFMRSFILRKLGGLSAVDVQTLFEQFAPLPLPLQALAFELCLLSTKFENLAHFFKNSSQKELQKHTPLIISRVFTQKDHKLHQQWIQIFTRNILEHKELPLMEETNLPEPISASSSTVRTLVTLEQVHSQLSNLNIASSPLPSIYDLANYALASLKKCQALASIEMRHENSLSPIGLFRRWSFERQIKTKKLSYTLQGIQTSFGRGFNMDQARVGLYMEMVERFSSFASISSDQIMDLTGPDQVYLGSYSELREKGFNCLDPNELCLDFKYQDEVLHWMQGEKVIQPGQTEPALVPIQLVYLFANLDEIDLFDGLGSTGLAAGATITQAKLAGLLEVLERDSEVLGFYEPQKCFRLNVRQGPVAKLLARLSQQGIYVIFQDLTNEMGLPCYKAFVQSEDGKIIKGTGAHLNGEKAVVSALTEVPHPFPNGPKTKPWPRELPEKELQDLPDYSLGSVEADLYQIESLLTKNNYFPIYVHLTRKDLGLPVIRAIVPGLELLADFDDTTRIRPRLWERYKKMGSWEDG
- the smpB gene encoding SsrA-binding protein SmpB, whose product is MTKKGGIKIIGQNKKARREYELLDFIEAGIVLTGSEVKSLRAGRVGFKDGHVRFERGEAYLVGVHIAPYENAGYAQHDPERPRKLLLHKREIKNLMGKIEQKGLTIIPVKMYFKNGKVKVELALAKGRKLYDQREELKKRAIARDTARELAKYK
- a CDS encoding PTS system mannose/fructose/sorbose family transporter subunit IID produces the protein MPNLDVKTLGQCFWRTYLIGSAFNTRGLQNIGLIYALDPGLRILYPDQKRLLKARKRYLKLYNSHPFWAPLLVGIFLYLENKIARGLLPANTLPKVKSTMVYTLSAIGDSFFGGSLLITWSLSTILFLFCGLTRVAVVWGILWFVGLQFFKIYTFYKGFSEGLDFLGRLKSWDLINLGRVFKTVNALLLLIIWFIIWPKPVNWLQFNTLVLSVGVLALIFSKFLCSREFLAWLMFLGVLFWSWIVEFYQSLVHLLN
- the ptsP gene encoding phosphoenolpyruvate--protein phosphotransferase — protein: MAKKVLSGIPVSSGVAIGKAFFLNRGSKASLPRMSISAGDVPNEKERLLTAFEAALQELDEIRQKIPSELKEHAAIIDSHLMILKDENFKQGALRYIQDKMINAEWALEKTVADIGKAFSRIDDEYIRQRIQDVRLVADRVQDALRGKTKDIGAISQRVILLAHDLSPADTIALQVDKIMAFATTMGGKTSHAGIMARSLQIPAVVGVEGLEEDIEDGQLIILDGFHGRIIVGPSEEELAEFADIKYQFEAYQSLISKCCHLPAETIDGYQVQVLANIELFEEVAAVIDHGGEGIGLYRTEYSYLNRETLPTEEELFEEYRDLADIMHPRKVIIRTLDMGADKIAKHFGSLEEANPALGLRAIRFCLKHRQLFKAQLRAILRASVVGNISIMFPLISGLQELQEVKEFYFEVQEELRKENVPFNEHMPMGIMIEVPGSVLIADILAKEVDFFSIGTNDLIQYSLGIDRTNKHVSYLYQPLHPAILRSIKLVVDAAHEAGIEVSLCGEVAADPFCVPILMGMQVDSLSLNPQAIPGIKRIIRRATMEECKQLLKQVIDSDTVARSNKLVREMIYNRFPEELMFYTSLIDE
- the rsmI gene encoding 16S rRNA (cytidine(1402)-2'-O)-methyltransferase, producing the protein MCKTLSSSSTLWVVATPLGNLGDFSPRAIETLNKSDLILAEDTRRARSLLQKIGVLGKNVLSLHEHNEQSRIGLVLDKLAQGSDVALISDAGTPLISDPGYKLVSTCREHGFNVSPVPGPCAPIAALMACGLPPYPFTFIGFLPRKKGEIKKTFQIWEHVPSTIVFFERKNRIISSLQVAYEVLGPRQFCLARELTKKFEEFIFGTLDKIELDEERLKGEITAIIGPGSGKTKTSLEDVLDLIEQNRQKGLRAREIVHKVSGMVKGWSGKEIYKLVQSSRSKGEKVKR
- a CDS encoding HPr family phosphocarrier protein, producing MANKEHFSTEVKVLNELGLHARPAAKLAQEAQKFAAMIKVSFGDREVDAKSILDILTLAAPCGSTLTLWAKGEDASEAVTHLSQLFAQRFGEEK
- a CDS encoding FAD-binding oxidoreductase, which encodes MSCKQFLKRTQIKNLKSIFPPEDLLLTPEQKLIFGTDSSRMLDMPWAVVRPKSPEQVRDFLYFAQKERIPVFPRARATNMVGACVPRGGGIVLSLLKLNRILDLDEQDFVAVVEPGVITYELQKALAAKGLFYPPDPASVRISTIGGNVSTNAGGMRALKYGVTRDYVLGLEVVLPGGKLLNLGSRCHKNVVGLDLTRLFIGSEGTLGVFTRIYLKVLPKPPFTASFLVGFSDLDQALDTVQQIFQAGILPTALEIMPDLVLKCIEDIAPVPWPKGTNAVLLIKLDGHEQGVKQNLVELEKICAQASVRLKGLGKEEEELWELRRLINPASFKLRPTKMSEDITVPRGKIKEAMERIKQVGQKYGLPILTFGHIGDGNIHTNIMYDVGDDQEAANAQKAKKEILRIVLGLGGTLSGEHGIGLTKAPFISWQVEPEVLMAMRQIKKVFDPYNIMNPGKGY